A region of Vibrio porteresiae DSM 19223 DNA encodes the following proteins:
- a CDS encoding deaminated glutathione amidase: MKMKVGLGQFSVAKEWQENLRICQEYMRQASEQQVDLLVFPEGILARDIADPDLVRRAAQPLNGPFMTELLSFSRDFTMTVFMTVHVPSDTQDGKVWNIHLAICQGEIISQYKKLHLYDAFSMKESTNVIPGSEVPPLVEVAGFKFGMMTCYDLRFPELSRRLVLDGADALILPAAWVKGPLKEHHWDTLATARALENTCYMIAIGESGPRNIGLSKVIDPLGVVTCSACEQDELVVTEIKKERIAYARQILPALENRCFSKPTLMTE, translated from the coding sequence ATGAAAATGAAAGTAGGACTAGGACAATTCTCCGTAGCAAAAGAGTGGCAAGAAAACTTGCGCATCTGTCAGGAGTACATGCGTCAAGCTAGTGAACAACAAGTCGACCTGCTGGTCTTTCCGGAAGGCATTTTGGCGCGAGATATCGCTGACCCGGATTTGGTACGCCGAGCTGCGCAGCCTCTCAATGGCCCATTTATGACTGAGCTACTGAGTTTTAGTCGCGATTTTACAATGACTGTGTTTATGACAGTCCACGTTCCAAGCGACACTCAAGATGGCAAAGTGTGGAACATTCATCTTGCGATTTGCCAAGGTGAAATCATTAGCCAATACAAGAAATTGCATCTGTATGACGCATTTTCAATGAAAGAGTCCACCAATGTCATTCCCGGCTCCGAAGTGCCTCCACTGGTCGAAGTGGCAGGATTTAAATTCGGCATGATGACCTGTTATGACTTGCGTTTCCCTGAACTTTCGCGCCGCTTAGTGTTAGATGGTGCTGATGCGCTCATTCTGCCAGCCGCTTGGGTAAAAGGCCCATTAAAAGAGCATCACTGGGATACGTTAGCGACCGCTCGCGCTCTAGAAAACACCTGCTACATGATTGCAATCGGCGAATCAGGTCCACGCAATATCGGTTTGAGCAAAGTGATTGACCCGCTAGGTGTTGTGACCTGCAGCGCTTGTGAACAAGATGAACTGGTCGTCACGGAAATTAAGAAAGAGCGAATCGCTTATGCACGCCAAATCTTACCTGCACTAGAGAACCGCTGCTTTAGCAAACCCACTTTAATGACAGAATAA
- a CDS encoding ABC transporter substrate-binding protein yields the protein MNKLTTLLTTALIGLASSAVYAEIPKQTFNQDLHNMLPADIQKSGSMISVVNGSFPPYTIVKGGNQFDGAAVDFDHAIGELLGIKIEHKNVSGLSSILMGIKSGRYTYDAGPVGDFANREESVDFVDFVQEYVVFAVKKGNPKQIEGIESTCGLRVSVMAGGSAERVIRKQSQDCTAQGKKPVQVLSYTDQPTSILAVESNRADAFFSSQAPLSYFVKMSNGSLELTGTGKANGFDTLYQGAVVPKGSSLAQVLKASYEELHKNGTYDAILKKWDLTGNRLDAPGINLATTTK from the coding sequence ATGAATAAACTGACCACACTACTTACGACCGCATTGATTGGCCTTGCTAGTAGCGCCGTTTATGCAGAGATTCCTAAGCAAACCTTTAATCAAGATTTGCACAATATGTTGCCCGCCGATATTCAAAAATCAGGGAGCATGATTTCCGTTGTGAATGGCTCATTTCCTCCCTATACCATAGTCAAAGGCGGTAACCAATTTGACGGAGCCGCAGTCGATTTTGATCATGCCATTGGCGAACTGCTAGGGATTAAAATTGAACACAAAAATGTCAGCGGTTTATCGTCTATTCTGATGGGCATAAAATCGGGTCGTTACACCTATGACGCAGGTCCTGTCGGGGATTTTGCTAACCGTGAAGAGAGTGTTGATTTCGTCGACTTCGTGCAAGAGTACGTAGTTTTCGCGGTGAAAAAAGGCAATCCGAAACAGATCGAAGGGATCGAAAGCACTTGTGGTTTACGTGTCTCTGTGATGGCCGGCGGCTCAGCAGAGCGTGTTATCCGCAAACAATCTCAAGATTGTACAGCGCAAGGCAAAAAGCCTGTACAAGTCCTCTCATACACCGATCAACCAACCTCTATTTTGGCAGTTGAATCCAACCGCGCTGATGCTTTCTTCTCATCACAGGCACCATTGAGCTATTTCGTCAAAATGTCGAATGGTTCACTTGAACTCACTGGTACAGGCAAAGCCAATGGCTTTGATACCCTTTACCAAGGTGCGGTCGTACCTAAAGGTTCATCGTTGGCACAAGTGCTGAAAGCCAGCTACGAAGAGCTGCATAAAAATGGCACTTACGATGCGATCCTCAAGAAATGGGACTTAACTGGTAACCGTCTTGATGCGCCAGGAATCAATCTCGCCACCACTACGAAATAG
- a CDS encoding methyl-accepting chemotaxis protein, producing MNNIKIGRLLMMGFLIPLLALITVLTISISQMGTINEQSTIISTNWLPSVQLIERLNTQTAELRTIESVHIVSEDAQEIARANVEINEAKQKVAKTYEAYAKLISSPEEQALVDKFNRLYADYLSTQKELLALSEKNFNDQAKALFLGRSQEAYSAYSEVLNELSALNGRAAKKASQTGDEVYASAMSILITAVVIAILIVAVIAVIISRYLSSSVQHVQAAITKMAEGDLTVRIEQKGTNELGLLADSFNKSAHHFNDITKKLTSVADQLNHYSDSLETVMGQSESNSQHMLSQVEMVATAITEMASAAQEISQNASSAKTSANAALDNVHIGHKSLASNDAIVNKMGSSMNEAAKIVNTLKEYSQDIEVVIQAINDISEQTNLLALNAAIEAARAGEQGRGFAVVADEVRKLATKTQESTISIRDIISKLQVQAEKADEFMQSNLTLVAESKQIAESMGKAFADISQAVNLISDMNNLVATASNEQTTVTDDISMNISMTVDMVHENVNGVKSATQTSKSLADSADEQRDLLAFFRI from the coding sequence ATGAATAACATAAAAATTGGGCGCTTATTGATGATGGGATTTTTGATTCCATTGCTAGCGCTCATTACGGTATTAACGATATCCATTTCTCAAATGGGTACGATCAACGAACAATCCACCATTATTTCCACGAACTGGCTACCTTCTGTGCAGCTTATTGAGCGGTTAAATACCCAAACTGCAGAGCTGCGTACCATTGAATCGGTCCACATTGTGTCGGAAGACGCACAGGAAATTGCACGAGCAAACGTAGAGATTAACGAAGCGAAGCAAAAGGTCGCCAAAACTTATGAAGCGTACGCGAAGTTAATTTCGAGCCCGGAAGAGCAAGCGCTGGTGGATAAGTTTAATCGCCTCTATGCCGATTACCTGTCGACGCAAAAAGAGCTATTAGCGCTCTCGGAGAAAAACTTCAATGATCAAGCTAAAGCATTGTTTTTAGGCCGTTCTCAAGAGGCCTATAGTGCTTATTCCGAAGTGCTAAATGAACTGTCAGCACTCAATGGACGCGCTGCGAAAAAGGCGAGCCAAACCGGTGATGAAGTGTATGCTAGCGCAATGTCGATCTTAATTACTGCTGTGGTGATTGCGATACTGATTGTTGCGGTGATTGCGGTGATCATTTCTCGCTATCTCTCGTCTTCTGTACAACACGTTCAAGCGGCGATCACCAAGATGGCGGAAGGCGATTTAACGGTTCGTATCGAACAGAAGGGCACCAACGAACTGGGCTTGTTGGCGGACAGCTTTAATAAGTCAGCACATCATTTCAATGACATCACCAAAAAGCTCACCTCGGTTGCAGATCAGCTTAACCACTACTCTGACTCGTTAGAAACCGTGATGGGTCAGTCGGAAAGCAACTCGCAGCACATGCTGAGTCAAGTTGAGATGGTGGCGACCGCGATTACGGAAATGGCCTCTGCGGCGCAGGAGATCAGCCAAAACGCCAGCTCGGCGAAAACCTCAGCGAACGCAGCATTAGATAACGTTCATATTGGGCATAAATCACTGGCAAGTAACGATGCCATCGTTAACAAAATGGGCTCTTCAATGAATGAAGCGGCTAAGATCGTTAATACGCTTAAAGAGTACTCGCAAGACATTGAAGTGGTGATTCAGGCCATTAACGACATTTCTGAACAGACCAACCTACTGGCACTAAACGCCGCGATTGAAGCTGCGCGTGCTGGTGAACAAGGGCGTGGTTTTGCGGTGGTTGCGGACGAAGTTCGTAAACTGGCCACCAAGACTCAAGAGTCCACTATCAGCATCCGAGATATCATTAGTAAGTTGCAAGTTCAGGCTGAAAAAGCCGATGAATTTATGCAATCGAACTTAACCTTAGTGGCTGAATCCAAACAAATTGCCGAAAGTATGGGTAAAGCGTTTGCCGATATTTCTCAAGCCGTTAACCTGATTTCGGACATGAATAACCTGGTTGCAACCGCATCTAATGAACAGACAACCGTGACGGATGATATTTCGATGAATATCTCCATGACGGTGGATATGGTGCATGAAAACGTAAATGGGGTGAAAAGCGCGACTCAAACCAGTAAATCACTGGCAGACAGTGCGGATGAACAGCGTGATCTCTTAGCGTTTTTCAGAATCTAG
- a CDS encoding amino acid ABC transporter permease, whose translation MMNNGIRRHNVDPRDVSTVKRKVPLGTFIGALIVILVGLKLLTLIATNPNFEWNTVSEYLFNDAVMSGLKMTLVLSCIAMVIGIVIGLFLAIAKISHNPILRYLSSLYIWIFRGTPLLVQLLFWYNLSSLFPELSLAIPFGPTLSSWNTNDVITPLTAALAGLALNEAAYMAEIIRGGLVSVDDKQFETAHSFGMSKARVYRRIIIPQAMKSIVPPTSNQLINMVKATSMVSMIAMGDLLHEVQNIYNSNFKVIPLLMVAVLWYLFITSILSVVQNFIESYYNRSDRYQSKPSWIRRLFTPTRTATVASKPVATKTTDTVKPAPKRVPHAVAANQMNQGVAHE comes from the coding sequence ATGATGAATAATGGAATACGCCGTCATAATGTCGACCCAAGAGATGTCTCAACCGTTAAACGTAAAGTGCCTTTGGGCACTTTTATTGGTGCGTTAATCGTTATTTTAGTTGGGCTTAAATTGCTGACACTCATTGCCACCAATCCCAATTTTGAATGGAATACCGTTAGCGAATATCTGTTTAATGATGCAGTCATGAGCGGCCTAAAAATGACCTTGGTCCTGAGCTGTATCGCCATGGTGATTGGCATTGTCATTGGGCTATTTTTGGCAATAGCCAAAATTTCGCACAATCCGATATTACGTTACCTGTCATCGCTCTACATCTGGATCTTTCGCGGAACGCCACTGTTAGTACAGTTGCTCTTTTGGTACAACTTATCCAGCTTATTCCCTGAACTATCGCTGGCCATTCCATTTGGTCCAACGTTATCGAGCTGGAACACCAATGATGTCATTACACCATTAACGGCAGCGTTAGCAGGATTAGCCCTCAATGAAGCGGCTTACATGGCTGAGATCATTCGCGGTGGTTTAGTCTCGGTTGATGACAAGCAGTTTGAAACTGCGCACTCATTTGGTATGTCCAAAGCACGAGTTTATCGTCGTATCATCATCCCTCAAGCAATGAAATCCATTGTGCCACCAACTAGTAACCAATTGATCAATATGGTGAAAGCCACTTCAATGGTGAGCATGATTGCCATGGGCGACTTACTCCATGAAGTTCAGAATATCTATAACTCGAACTTTAAAGTGATTCCGCTGTTAATGGTTGCCGTCCTTTGGTATTTGTTTATCACCTCAATTTTGAGTGTGGTGCAAAACTTCATCGAAAGTTATTACAATCGCTCGGACCGATATCAATCCAAACCCTCTTGGATTCGCCGCCTATTCACACCGACCCGTACCGCGACCGTCGCCAGCAAACCAGTTGCCACTAAAACCACAGACACGGTCAAACCTGCCCCAAAACGTGTCCCACACGCTGTTGCGGCAAATCAAATGAATCAAGGAGTTGCTCATGAGTAA
- a CDS encoding amino acid ABC transporter ATP-binding protein, with protein MSNAIIQAHNVHKSFDNIEVLKGINMEVQSGEVVVILGPSGSGKSTFLRCINQLEQMDSGFITVADQQIGYVFENGQLHHASTRQIAKQREKIAMVFQQFNLYPHMTVLENLIEAPVGVHKYPKQEAIEYALQLLEKVGLADKADAYPSQLSGGQQQRVSIARALAIKPEVILFDEPTSALDPELVGEVLQTMRDLANQGLTMIVVTHEIGFAKEAADKVIFMDGGVVVEEGTPEQVISAPQHERTQTFLSRFM; from the coding sequence ATGAGTAATGCCATTATTCAAGCCCATAACGTGCATAAAAGTTTTGACAATATCGAAGTGTTGAAAGGCATCAATATGGAGGTACAAAGCGGTGAAGTGGTGGTGATTCTTGGCCCGTCCGGCTCCGGAAAGTCGACGTTTTTGCGCTGTATTAATCAGCTCGAACAGATGGACAGTGGATTCATTACTGTCGCCGACCAACAGATCGGCTATGTTTTTGAAAATGGACAACTCCACCATGCCTCAACGCGGCAAATTGCTAAACAGCGTGAAAAAATCGCCATGGTGTTTCAGCAGTTTAACTTATATCCACACATGACAGTGCTTGAAAACCTGATCGAAGCCCCGGTCGGTGTGCACAAATACCCCAAACAGGAAGCGATTGAGTATGCGTTGCAGCTGTTAGAAAAAGTGGGACTCGCCGACAAAGCAGATGCCTATCCAAGCCAGCTTTCCGGAGGTCAACAACAACGAGTCTCGATTGCTCGCGCATTGGCGATTAAACCAGAAGTGATTTTGTTTGATGAACCCACTTCCGCACTCGACCCAGAATTGGTAGGCGAAGTGTTGCAAACCATGCGTGACCTGGCCAATCAGGGGCTAACAATGATAGTGGTGACTCACGAGATAGGCTTTGCCAAAGAAGCTGCCGATAAAGTGATTTTTATGGACGGCGGCGTTGTAGTCGAAGAAGGCACACCTGAACAGGTGATTTCAGCTCCTCAACATGAGAGAACACAAACGTTTTTGAGCCGGTTTATGTAA
- a CDS encoding aminotransferase-like domain-containing protein, whose amino-acid sequence MEKDISVAHLSDALKGMNIQEITIEMTALIRSGALEIGAKLPSVRSLAEELGMSPASISSVWSTLKKNHLISGSGRNGVWVSGDNPAPRPMRFENVGNFGKKTKVDLTYASPDPRLLPPLSQALLHATQSEDLNSYRREFITPELKRAVQPNWPYKAEEWMATNGGFDALQATISALIQPGTWIAVEDPTTARLLDLIENLGARVVPVECDEQGPLPDSLAQALTHKLAAFVYQPRVHSVTGCCVSASRLAELMPLLAEVPLVIEDDGIGGIATTPALTFGQYYPEKVVHIRTYSKSLGPDLRLAVLSAPKHLAKSIQAYRNFGASWTSRLLQNAAAYLLSNPEVSAHLEQTKQTYLQRRTWLTDALTARNIPYVGEAGLSVWIPVPSEQFALVTLAIHGYAVFPGNRFMKKLATPHIRVATSQLTPTMIKDLVSTIEMCFDIQ is encoded by the coding sequence ATGGAAAAAGACATAAGTGTGGCGCACCTATCTGATGCATTAAAAGGAATGAATATTCAAGAAATTACCATTGAGATGACTGCTTTGATCCGATCTGGTGCATTGGAAATTGGCGCAAAATTGCCTTCAGTGCGAAGCTTGGCTGAAGAGTTGGGGATGAGTCCCGCATCGATTTCATCGGTTTGGAGTACGCTCAAAAAGAACCATTTGATCAGTGGAAGTGGCAGAAATGGGGTGTGGGTCAGTGGTGATAATCCAGCGCCAAGACCGATGCGTTTTGAAAATGTGGGCAACTTTGGCAAAAAGACCAAAGTCGATTTAACCTATGCCTCTCCTGATCCACGGTTGTTACCGCCATTATCTCAAGCCCTTTTGCATGCGACACAAAGTGAAGATCTCAATAGTTATCGTCGTGAATTCATTACACCGGAATTAAAACGCGCGGTTCAACCTAACTGGCCATATAAAGCAGAGGAGTGGATGGCAACCAATGGAGGATTTGATGCTCTGCAAGCGACCATTTCTGCTTTAATTCAACCGGGAACTTGGATTGCCGTAGAAGACCCGACGACTGCGCGGTTGCTTGACCTCATTGAAAATCTCGGGGCAAGAGTCGTTCCAGTTGAATGTGATGAACAAGGGCCATTACCCGATTCACTAGCGCAAGCCTTAACGCATAAATTGGCGGCGTTTGTTTATCAACCTCGAGTTCACTCGGTGACCGGCTGCTGTGTGAGTGCATCACGTTTGGCAGAGCTTATGCCTTTGCTGGCAGAAGTCCCCCTAGTGATTGAAGATGATGGTATTGGTGGTATCGCTACGACGCCAGCCTTGACATTTGGACAGTACTACCCAGAAAAAGTGGTGCATATTCGAACTTATTCCAAAAGTCTTGGCCCAGACTTACGTTTAGCGGTGTTATCAGCGCCCAAACATTTGGCCAAATCGATTCAAGCGTATCGCAATTTTGGCGCAAGCTGGACTAGCCGCTTGCTGCAAAACGCCGCAGCCTATCTATTAAGTAATCCCGAAGTCTCCGCTCATCTAGAGCAAACCAAACAAACCTATTTACAACGTCGGACTTGGTTAACCGATGCATTAACGGCGCGCAATATTCCATACGTTGGCGAGGCGGGTTTAAGTGTGTGGATTCCTGTTCCCTCAGAGCAGTTCGCTTTAGTCACTTTGGCGATTCACGGATATGCAGTATTTCCGGGAAACCGTTTTATGAAGAAGTTAGCCACTCCTCATATTCGTGTTGCGACGAGCCAGTTAACTCCGACCATGATTAAAGACTTAGTGAGTACTATCGAGATGTGCTTCGATATTCAGTGA
- a CDS encoding sensor histidine kinase: protein MLILFKFYLIFGLAFFAIFFAIFFRNLKNSRITIARYLPMFAVFGLLQGFHVWSDFYLLLYEHEFVSSKGLDTFRALKVWGSFLTLGTFAWRMMDHTNWKRIVFIRVTMIIVLATFTLGLLYRYSQMDYSTFINQTLNQIRWIFGMGSSVLAGATVYTYAKRIEGEGFGSAQPFQWLGISLISYGFSVGFIDSSMSIWFQTLRLLCAYGMLLALWYALRVFDEERDNQLQSTIQISQQEAKLIELGELTSAVAHEIKTPISSAMMSCDLLEMQLSHDDKCKKQIDRIRYGLTRASEISQEVLNYAHHKQIKRMPLELHKIVASALSLNQFRLEAFKLDIAIDNKLQISGDAGLLEEVFSNIISNAVDASSGEKVLHIHGYQDKLFAIVTFSDHGGGMPEHVLQRATQPFFTTKTKGEGTGMGLALCKQIILQHNGELRLYNQDKGLTVEVKLPRNTQ, encoded by the coding sequence ATGCTGATACTATTCAAGTTTTACCTCATTTTCGGGCTAGCATTTTTCGCTATCTTCTTTGCGATTTTCTTTCGCAATTTGAAGAACAGCCGAATTACCATCGCTCGTTACCTTCCCATGTTTGCAGTTTTTGGTTTACTGCAAGGGTTTCATGTTTGGTCCGACTTCTACCTCTTACTTTATGAGCATGAATTCGTCTCATCCAAAGGGCTCGATACGTTTCGTGCGTTGAAAGTATGGGGATCGTTTCTTACCTTAGGCACTTTTGCCTGGAGGATGATGGATCACACCAATTGGAAACGGATTGTTTTCATTCGTGTCACGATGATCATCGTCTTAGCGACCTTCACTTTGGGTCTGCTTTACCGCTATTCGCAGATGGACTATTCCACCTTTATTAACCAAACCTTAAACCAGATTCGTTGGATCTTTGGTATGGGATCGAGCGTATTGGCTGGCGCGACAGTGTACACCTACGCCAAACGTATTGAAGGGGAAGGTTTTGGTAGTGCGCAGCCTTTTCAATGGCTCGGCATATCTTTGATTAGCTACGGTTTCAGTGTCGGTTTTATCGACTCGAGCATGAGCATATGGTTCCAGACCTTACGTTTGCTCTGTGCTTACGGCATGTTGCTTGCACTGTGGTACGCCCTGCGGGTATTTGATGAAGAGCGTGATAATCAGCTGCAATCCACCATTCAGATCTCGCAACAAGAAGCGAAATTAATTGAACTGGGCGAACTGACATCCGCGGTTGCCCATGAAATCAAAACCCCAATCAGTAGTGCGATGATGAGTTGCGATCTACTGGAAATGCAGCTTTCCCACGATGATAAGTGCAAAAAGCAGATAGACAGAATACGATACGGTTTGACTCGTGCTTCCGAAATCAGTCAAGAAGTCTTAAACTACGCACATCACAAACAGATTAAACGTATGCCGCTTGAGTTGCATAAAATTGTGGCCTCTGCCCTCTCTTTGAATCAGTTTCGACTCGAAGCGTTTAAACTTGATATTGCAATAGATAACAAACTTCAGATTTCTGGCGACGCAGGATTACTTGAAGAGGTGTTCAGTAACATCATCAGTAATGCTGTTGACGCAAGTAGCGGCGAAAAAGTCCTCCATATCCACGGATATCAGGACAAATTGTTTGCCATTGTTACCTTTTCCGATCACGGTGGTGGCATGCCAGAGCATGTACTACAAAGAGCAACACAGCCTTTCTTTACCACTAAGACAAAAGGGGAAGGCACAGGAATGGGCTTGGCTCTGTGCAAACAAATCATTTTGCAACACAACGGTGAACTTCGCCTCTATAACCAAGACAAAGGGTTAACGGTCGAAGTGAAACTACCAAGGAATACGCAATGA
- a CDS encoding transporter substrate-binding domain-containing protein, whose product MTSKKITTVLRRTLVGAALIASAATSVSASAESNTVDQILKSGELRLCFEAGYLPFEMTAKNGQYVGFDIDVAKHLARSMGVKFVPVNTAWDGIVPALKTNKCDFIAGMTVTTERNLSVLFADDYLKMGQTILISPKLKDKIHSYRDLNDKKYTVATQMGTSSAIGASKYLFNAKVDLYDTSADAVLQVMNGKADAFVYDLPYNAMYEAQHKGQVVHLDQPFTFEPLGWAIRRGDYDFLNLLNNYMKQIRGDGTYERIYDKWFKSDKWLSQVQ is encoded by the coding sequence ATGACATCTAAAAAAATAACAACAGTACTTCGTCGTACCTTGGTTGGCGCTGCGCTTATCGCTTCAGCTGCCACTAGCGTATCTGCATCTGCAGAATCAAATACCGTTGATCAAATTCTCAAATCAGGCGAGTTAAGACTTTGTTTTGAAGCCGGATATCTCCCTTTTGAAATGACGGCGAAAAATGGTCAATACGTCGGTTTTGATATCGATGTCGCAAAACATTTGGCGCGTTCAATGGGGGTGAAGTTTGTCCCAGTCAATACGGCGTGGGATGGTATTGTACCAGCATTGAAAACCAACAAGTGTGATTTCATCGCGGGGATGACAGTGACGACAGAACGTAACTTAAGCGTACTGTTTGCTGACGATTATCTAAAAATGGGTCAAACCATTCTTATCTCGCCTAAGCTAAAAGACAAAATCCACTCTTACCGTGACCTAAACGATAAGAAGTACACAGTAGCAACGCAAATGGGAACCAGCAGCGCGATTGGCGCAAGCAAGTACCTGTTTAATGCCAAAGTGGATCTTTACGATACCTCTGCTGATGCCGTATTGCAGGTCATGAATGGTAAAGCAGATGCATTTGTTTACGACTTACCTTACAACGCGATGTACGAAGCGCAGCATAAAGGTCAGGTAGTTCATTTAGATCAACCCTTTACCTTTGAACCTCTAGGTTGGGCTATTCGTCGTGGTGATTACGATTTCTTAAATCTGCTGAATAACTACATGAAGCAAATTCGTGGTGACGGTACTTACGAACGTATTTACGACAAATGGTTTAAGTCGGATAAATGGCTTTCTCAAGTTCAATAA
- a CDS encoding ABC transporter substrate-binding protein, with translation MTTQVRLAVRDWDYLTPMLLNEIDLGDLDIQLTRVNTLVDDWASHPEFDGGEMSLSRYSQMIAKGEKKVIGAPHFLMRGFRHRCIIVKKESPLTTIEDLAGKRIGLTGWQDSGNTWTRAIFRHHNLNLTDVHWFVGRLTAQHPIVDRLNGFGAPGHIDACPNEQPMMDMLDEGTLDAVCTPFMPSGFFSEQSAYRQLLPHFVADETEYFHQRGYVPGIHILILKPEFHQAHPQIAQKISAAFDRSYQVWMEKRAKYADTTPWILAEIARTHQTLPADWNNNGIAANQQMLQDWCDELKAQEIIKRELTIDALFPDEQW, from the coding sequence ATGACAACTCAAGTGAGGCTAGCGGTACGTGATTGGGATTATCTAACCCCTATGCTGCTTAACGAAATTGATCTAGGTGATCTCGATATTCAGCTTACTCGCGTCAATACCCTTGTGGACGATTGGGCTAGTCACCCTGAATTTGATGGCGGTGAAATGTCACTTAGTCGCTACAGCCAAATGATTGCCAAGGGCGAGAAAAAGGTCATCGGAGCCCCCCACTTCTTAATGCGCGGCTTTCGCCACCGCTGCATCATTGTCAAAAAAGAGAGTCCACTGACGACGATTGAAGATCTTGCAGGTAAACGTATCGGCTTAACCGGTTGGCAAGATTCAGGTAATACTTGGACTCGCGCCATTTTTCGTCACCACAATCTCAATCTCACCGATGTTCATTGGTTTGTCGGCCGCTTAACAGCTCAACATCCTATCGTCGACAGACTCAACGGGTTTGGTGCTCCTGGCCATATCGATGCATGCCCAAATGAACAGCCTATGATGGATATGTTGGATGAAGGCACTCTTGATGCCGTGTGTACTCCATTTATGCCCAGTGGTTTTTTCTCTGAACAATCGGCGTATCGCCAACTACTGCCTCATTTTGTCGCAGATGAAACCGAATACTTTCATCAACGTGGTTATGTACCAGGCATTCACATTCTGATTTTGAAACCGGAATTTCACCAAGCCCATCCACAGATTGCCCAAAAAATCAGTGCCGCGTTTGACCGCTCCTACCAAGTATGGATGGAAAAACGCGCTAAATACGCCGACACCACACCTTGGATATTGGCTGAGATTGCTCGTACGCATCAAACTCTGCCTGCCGATTGGAACAACAATGGCATCGCAGCAAACCAGCAGATGCTGCAAGACTGGTGTGACGAACTGAAAGCCCAAGAGATCATTAAGCGCGAGCTGACCATCGATGCGCTCTTCCCTGACGAACAATGGTAA